The following proteins are co-located in the Phragmites australis chromosome 10, lpPhrAust1.1, whole genome shotgun sequence genome:
- the LOC133930583 gene encoding pentatricopeptide repeat-containing protein At1g62260, mitochondrial-like isoform X2 produces MRRWPPRIPAAVAHRRTGAAASAAAPTDDLVRQHNRSLAALLRRGRFAAARRLFDALPARSVVTWNSLLAALARRGGDVRAARDFFDAMPVRDAVSWNTLLAAYARSLHPDHLAAARRLFDEMPQRDTVTWNTLLGACAHRGLMDDAQKLFDEMPHRNTASWNTMVTGFFAVGQVRKALDVFEAMPVKDSASLSTLVSGFTKNGWLHKAEELLTKRLRVMDMDKAVDAYNTLIAAYGQVGRASDARRLFDMIPKAQRQHKVHKRRVFERNVVSWNSMLMCYIRTGEICSARALFHEMPDKDLVSWNTMIAAYTQASDMKEAEKLFWDVPDPDAVTWNLMIRGFTLKGEVEHARGFFDRMPEHGTITWNTMISGYEQNGDYDCAIKLFQRMLELGERPDRHTFSSVLAACASLAMLRLGAQLHQLIEKSCLPDIAISNALITMYSRCGELTNAKVIFKQMRTQKDLVSWNALIGGYEHHGRATEALQLFEEMRSAKVMPTHITFISLLGACGNAGLVSEGRMVFHTMVHEYGLAARVEHYAAFVNLIGRYGQLEDALEVIKSMTIAPDRSVLGAFLGACTAKKNKPLAQMAAKALSKIDPESSAPYVLMHNLHAHEGRWGSASVVREDMERQGIHKHPGYSWIDLHDKIHVSTPGQIS; encoded by the exons ATGCGGAGATGGCCGCCTCGCATCCCGGCGGCCGTCGCTCACCGCCGCACCGGCGCCGCGGCCTCTGCTGCGGCCCCCACCGACGACCTCGTCCGCCAACACAACCGCTCCCTCGCGGcgctcctccgccgcggccgcTTCGCCGCCGCACGGCGCCTCTTCGACGCGCTCCCGGCCCGCTCCGTCGTCACCTGGAACTCGCTCCTCGCGGCGCTcgcccgccgcggcggcgacgtcCGCGCCGCGCGTGACTTCTTCGACGCCATGCCCGTCCGCGACGCCGTCTCGTGGAACACGCTCCTCGCCGCGTACGCGCGCTCGCTGCACCCGGaccacctcgccgccgcgcgccgcctgttcgacgaaatgccccAGCGCGACACTGTCACGTGGAACACCCTCCTCGGCGCCTGCGCTCACCGAGGGCTCATGGACGATGCCCAGAAGCTGTTTGACGAGATGCCACACAGGAACACTGCTTCTTGGAACACCATGGTCACCGGGTTCTTTGCTGTTGGGCAGGTGAGGAAGGCATTGGACGTGTTTGAGGCGATGCCTGTCAAGGACTCTGCATCGCTGTCCACACTGGTCTCTGGGTTTACCAAGAATGGCTGGCTGCACAAGGCTGAGGAGCTGTTGACAAAGCGCTTGAGGGTGATGGACATGGACAAGGCTGTTGATGCTTACAACACTCTGATTGCTGCTTATGGACAAGTTGGGAGGGCTAGTGATGCAAGAAGATTGTTTGATATGATACCAAAAGCACAGCGCCAACACAAGGTACATAAGAGGAGGGTGTTTGAGAGGAATGTTGTGTCGTGGAACTCGATGTTGATGTGCTATATCAGAACTGGAGAGATTTGCTCAGCTAGGGCATTGTTTCACGAGATGCCAGATAAGGACTTGGTGTCATGGAACACTATGATTGCAGCATATACTCAAGCCTCAGACATGAAGGAGGCAGAGAAGCTGTTTTGGGATGTCCCAGACCCTGATGCAGTTACTTGGAATTTAATGATACGAGGATTCACACTAAAGGGGGAGGTGGAACATGCTCGGGGATTCTTTGATAGGATGCCAGAGCATGGAACCATCACGTGGAATACAATGATATCTGGTTATGAGCAAAATGGGGACTATGATTGTGCAATCAAGCTATTTCAAAGGATGCTAGAActtggtgagaggcctgatcGCCACACTTTCTCTTCAGTTCTAGCAGCATGTGCTTCACTTGCTATGTTGCGCCTTGGGGCTCAGCTCCACCAACTTATTGAGAAGTCATGTCTGCCAGATATCGCAATCAGCAATGCACTTATAACAATGTACTCCAGATGTGGCGAACTAACCAATGCGAAGGTCATCTTCAAGCAGATGCGTACACAAAAAGATTTAGTTTCTTGGAATGCACTGATAGGAGGTTATGAGCACCATGGCCGTGCTACAGAAGCCTTGCAGCTGTTTGAGGAGATGAGGAGTGCCAAGGTTATGCCAACTCACATAACTTTCATTTCTCTCCTGGGTGCATGCGGAAATGCTGGCCTTGTCTCCGAAGGACGGATGGTTTTTCATACCATGGTTCACGAGTATGGCCTTGCTGCTAGGGTTGAGCACTATGCTGCATTCGTCAATCTCATAGGACGATATGGCCAGCTTGAGGATGCATTGGAGGTGATAAAGAGCATGACAATTGCTCCAGACCGATCTGTGTTGGGGGCATTCCTCGGAGCTTGCACTGCTAAAAAGAACAAACCTCTGGCTCAGATGGCCGCCAAGGCATTATCCAAGATTGATCCTGAGAGTTCTGCTCCATATGTTCTGATGCATAACTTGCATGCCCATGAGGGGAGGTGGGGAAGTGCATCTGTGGTTAGGGAAGACATGGAACGGCAAGGTATTCACAAGCATCCTGGGTACAGCTGGATTGATCTGCACGACAAG ATCCATGTGTCCACTCCTGGTCAGATTTCATAA
- the LOC133930583 gene encoding pentatricopeptide repeat-containing protein At1g62260, mitochondrial-like isoform X1, which yields MRRWPPRIPAAVAHRRTGAAASAAAPTDDLVRQHNRSLAALLRRGRFAAARRLFDALPARSVVTWNSLLAALARRGGDVRAARDFFDAMPVRDAVSWNTLLAAYARSLHPDHLAAARRLFDEMPQRDTVTWNTLLGACAHRGLMDDAQKLFDEMPHRNTASWNTMVTGFFAVGQVRKALDVFEAMPVKDSASLSTLVSGFTKNGWLHKAEELLTKRLRVMDMDKAVDAYNTLIAAYGQVGRASDARRLFDMIPKAQRQHKVHKRRVFERNVVSWNSMLMCYIRTGEICSARALFHEMPDKDLVSWNTMIAAYTQASDMKEAEKLFWDVPDPDAVTWNLMIRGFTLKGEVEHARGFFDRMPEHGTITWNTMISGYEQNGDYDCAIKLFQRMLELGERPDRHTFSSVLAACASLAMLRLGAQLHQLIEKSCLPDIAISNALITMYSRCGELTNAKVIFKQMRTQKDLVSWNALIGGYEHHGRATEALQLFEEMRSAKVMPTHITFISLLGACGNAGLVSEGRMVFHTMVHEYGLAARVEHYAAFVNLIGRYGQLEDALEVIKSMTIAPDRSVLGAFLGACTAKKNKPLAQMAAKALSKIDPESSAPYVLMHNLHAHEGRWGSASVVREDMERQGIHKHPGYSWIDLHDKVHAFISGDTSHPLTLEIFSVLECFYRSCRDWS from the coding sequence ATGCGGAGATGGCCGCCTCGCATCCCGGCGGCCGTCGCTCACCGCCGCACCGGCGCCGCGGCCTCTGCTGCGGCCCCCACCGACGACCTCGTCCGCCAACACAACCGCTCCCTCGCGGcgctcctccgccgcggccgcTTCGCCGCCGCACGGCGCCTCTTCGACGCGCTCCCGGCCCGCTCCGTCGTCACCTGGAACTCGCTCCTCGCGGCGCTcgcccgccgcggcggcgacgtcCGCGCCGCGCGTGACTTCTTCGACGCCATGCCCGTCCGCGACGCCGTCTCGTGGAACACGCTCCTCGCCGCGTACGCGCGCTCGCTGCACCCGGaccacctcgccgccgcgcgccgcctgttcgacgaaatgccccAGCGCGACACTGTCACGTGGAACACCCTCCTCGGCGCCTGCGCTCACCGAGGGCTCATGGACGATGCCCAGAAGCTGTTTGACGAGATGCCACACAGGAACACTGCTTCTTGGAACACCATGGTCACCGGGTTCTTTGCTGTTGGGCAGGTGAGGAAGGCATTGGACGTGTTTGAGGCGATGCCTGTCAAGGACTCTGCATCGCTGTCCACACTGGTCTCTGGGTTTACCAAGAATGGCTGGCTGCACAAGGCTGAGGAGCTGTTGACAAAGCGCTTGAGGGTGATGGACATGGACAAGGCTGTTGATGCTTACAACACTCTGATTGCTGCTTATGGACAAGTTGGGAGGGCTAGTGATGCAAGAAGATTGTTTGATATGATACCAAAAGCACAGCGCCAACACAAGGTACATAAGAGGAGGGTGTTTGAGAGGAATGTTGTGTCGTGGAACTCGATGTTGATGTGCTATATCAGAACTGGAGAGATTTGCTCAGCTAGGGCATTGTTTCACGAGATGCCAGATAAGGACTTGGTGTCATGGAACACTATGATTGCAGCATATACTCAAGCCTCAGACATGAAGGAGGCAGAGAAGCTGTTTTGGGATGTCCCAGACCCTGATGCAGTTACTTGGAATTTAATGATACGAGGATTCACACTAAAGGGGGAGGTGGAACATGCTCGGGGATTCTTTGATAGGATGCCAGAGCATGGAACCATCACGTGGAATACAATGATATCTGGTTATGAGCAAAATGGGGACTATGATTGTGCAATCAAGCTATTTCAAAGGATGCTAGAActtggtgagaggcctgatcGCCACACTTTCTCTTCAGTTCTAGCAGCATGTGCTTCACTTGCTATGTTGCGCCTTGGGGCTCAGCTCCACCAACTTATTGAGAAGTCATGTCTGCCAGATATCGCAATCAGCAATGCACTTATAACAATGTACTCCAGATGTGGCGAACTAACCAATGCGAAGGTCATCTTCAAGCAGATGCGTACACAAAAAGATTTAGTTTCTTGGAATGCACTGATAGGAGGTTATGAGCACCATGGCCGTGCTACAGAAGCCTTGCAGCTGTTTGAGGAGATGAGGAGTGCCAAGGTTATGCCAACTCACATAACTTTCATTTCTCTCCTGGGTGCATGCGGAAATGCTGGCCTTGTCTCCGAAGGACGGATGGTTTTTCATACCATGGTTCACGAGTATGGCCTTGCTGCTAGGGTTGAGCACTATGCTGCATTCGTCAATCTCATAGGACGATATGGCCAGCTTGAGGATGCATTGGAGGTGATAAAGAGCATGACAATTGCTCCAGACCGATCTGTGTTGGGGGCATTCCTCGGAGCTTGCACTGCTAAAAAGAACAAACCTCTGGCTCAGATGGCCGCCAAGGCATTATCCAAGATTGATCCTGAGAGTTCTGCTCCATATGTTCTGATGCATAACTTGCATGCCCATGAGGGGAGGTGGGGAAGTGCATCTGTGGTTAGGGAAGACATGGAACGGCAAGGTATTCACAAGCATCCTGGGTACAGCTGGATTGATCTGCACGACAAGGTGCATGCCTTCATCTCAGGGGATACCTCGCATCCCCTTACCCTGGAGATTTTTTCAGTGTTAGAATGTTTTTATAGGTCATGTAGAGATTGGAGCTAG